Proteins from a single region of Amycolatopsis sp. CA-230715:
- a CDS encoding nitroreductase family deazaflavin-dependent oxidoreductase, producing the protein MLFGDEHVRRYEETNGEVGHDWEKGAPILVLTTKGRKTGQDRKFALIYQEVDGDHVIVASKGGAPAHPGWYLNLQEDPEVKVQVKADKFTARARTASGEERAKLWEKMAAVWPDYNDYQKKTDREIPVVVLERQ; encoded by the coding sequence ATGCTTTTCGGTGACGAACACGTCCGCCGGTACGAGGAGACCAACGGTGAGGTCGGCCACGACTGGGAGAAGGGCGCGCCGATCCTGGTGCTGACCACCAAGGGCCGCAAGACCGGTCAGGACCGCAAGTTCGCGCTGATCTACCAGGAGGTCGACGGCGACCACGTGATCGTGGCGTCGAAGGGCGGCGCCCCCGCGCATCCCGGCTGGTACCTCAACCTGCAGGAGGACCCCGAGGTCAAGGTGCAGGTCAAGGCGGACAAGTTCACCGCTCGCGCCCGCACCGCTTCCGGTGAGGAGCGGGCGAAGCTGTGGGAGAAGATGGCCGCGGTGTGGCCGGACTACAACGACTACCAGAAGAAGACCGACCGGGAGATCCCCGTCGTCGTGCTCGAAAGGCAGTAG
- a CDS encoding lysophospholipid acyltransferase family protein has protein sequence MTGVLLLRRKTPRWIALDPSGRAPAPLTLREMAAFGRRFPREGRGFFYALAINAIWPLLVLCTRYRMRGGEHIPASGGVVVVSNHLSFADPTTLTSFVLGCGRVPRYLAKASLWKVPLVRSIVRSGRHIAVHRGAVTAGEAYRDAVTAVRAGECVAIFPEGTFSDHPEAWPMRGKTGAARVALETGAPVIPVANWGTHRVLPAGAWLPRPLPVKTVDLIAGPPVDLRDLAALPLSKEVLDEATARIMAAVTTLLGEARGEAPPVTR, from the coding sequence ATGACCGGTGTGCTCTTACTTCGCCGGAAGACACCGCGCTGGATCGCGCTCGACCCGTCCGGGCGGGCCCCCGCCCCACTGACCCTGCGGGAGATGGCCGCCTTCGGGCGCCGGTTCCCGCGCGAGGGGCGCGGGTTCTTCTACGCGCTCGCGATCAACGCGATCTGGCCGCTGCTGGTGCTGTGCACCCGCTACCGGATGCGCGGAGGCGAGCACATCCCGGCCTCCGGCGGCGTGGTCGTGGTGAGCAACCACCTGTCGTTCGCCGACCCGACCACCCTCACCTCGTTCGTGCTCGGGTGCGGCCGGGTGCCCCGGTACCTGGCGAAGGCGAGCCTCTGGAAGGTGCCGCTGGTGCGCTCGATCGTGCGGTCGGGGCGGCACATCGCCGTGCACCGCGGCGCGGTGACAGCGGGTGAGGCCTATCGCGACGCCGTCACGGCCGTTCGCGCGGGTGAATGCGTGGCGATCTTCCCCGAGGGCACCTTCTCCGATCACCCCGAAGCGTGGCCGATGCGGGGCAAGACGGGCGCCGCGCGGGTGGCGCTGGAGACGGGCGCGCCGGTGATCCCGGTGGCGAACTGGGGCACGCACCGGGTGCTGCCCGCGGGTGCGTGGCTGCCGAGGCCGCTGCCGGTGAAAACCGTCGATCTGATCGCGGGCCCGCCCGTCGACCTGCGGGACCTCGCGGCGTTGCCGTTGTCGAAGGAAGTGCTCGACGAGGCGACCGCGAGGATCATGGCGGCGGTGACCACCCTGCTGGGCGAAGCGCGTGGGGAGGCGCCGCCCGTCACCCGGTAG
- the lpdA gene encoding dihydrolipoyl dehydrogenase translates to MSAHYDVVVLGAGVGGYVAAIRASQLGLSAAVVEEKYWGGVCLNVGCIPSKALLRNAEIAHLVNNEAKTFGMEIDGSVRFDYRAAYERSRSVADGRIKGVHFLMKKNKITEYSGHGTFVDANTLRVNDETITFGNCVIATGATTKLLPGTQRSERVVTYEEQILSSELPGSIVIAGAGAIGVEFAYVLHNYGVKVTIVEFLDRMVPLEDPEVSKELARRYRKLGIEVLTSTRVDSIDDSGPQVRVTVSKDGQQQVLEADKVLQAIGFQPRVEGYGLENTGVELTERGAIAIDGRGRTNVPHIFAIGDVTAKLMLAHAAESMGVVAAETIGGAETMELDFPMIPRATYCQPQIASFGWTEEQAREKGYDVQVAKFPFTANGKAHGLADAGGFVKILSDAKYGELLGAHLIGPDVTELLPQLTLAQQWDLTVNEVSRNVHAHPTLGEAVKEAIHGLAGHMINM, encoded by the coding sequence ATGAGTGCACACTACGACGTTGTCGTCCTGGGCGCCGGAGTCGGCGGGTATGTCGCGGCGATCCGGGCTTCGCAGCTCGGCCTCTCGGCCGCCGTGGTCGAGGAGAAGTACTGGGGAGGCGTGTGCCTGAACGTCGGGTGCATCCCCTCGAAGGCGCTGCTGCGCAACGCCGAGATCGCCCACCTCGTGAACAACGAGGCGAAGACGTTCGGCATGGAGATCGACGGCTCGGTCCGCTTCGACTACCGCGCCGCCTACGAGCGCAGCCGCTCGGTCGCCGACGGGCGCATCAAGGGCGTGCACTTCCTGATGAAGAAGAACAAGATCACCGAGTACTCCGGGCACGGCACCTTCGTCGACGCGAACACCCTCCGCGTGAATGACGAGACGATCACGTTCGGCAACTGCGTCATCGCGACCGGTGCCACCACCAAGCTGCTGCCGGGAACCCAGCGCAGTGAGCGCGTGGTGACCTACGAAGAGCAGATCCTGTCGAGCGAACTTCCCGGCAGCATCGTCATCGCGGGCGCCGGCGCGATCGGCGTCGAGTTCGCGTACGTGCTGCACAACTACGGCGTGAAGGTCACCATCGTCGAGTTCCTCGACCGGATGGTCCCGCTGGAGGACCCCGAGGTTTCGAAGGAACTGGCGCGGCGCTACCGCAAGCTCGGCATCGAGGTGCTCACCTCGACCCGCGTCGACTCGATCGACGACTCCGGCCCGCAGGTCCGCGTGACCGTCTCGAAGGACGGCCAGCAGCAGGTGCTGGAGGCGGACAAAGTGCTGCAGGCCATCGGTTTCCAGCCGCGCGTCGAGGGCTACGGCCTGGAGAACACCGGTGTCGAACTGACCGAGCGCGGCGCGATCGCGATCGACGGCCGCGGGCGCACGAACGTGCCACACATCTTCGCGATCGGCGACGTCACCGCGAAGCTCATGCTCGCCCACGCCGCCGAGTCCATGGGCGTCGTCGCGGCCGAAACCATCGGCGGCGCGGAAACCATGGAACTCGACTTCCCGATGATCCCGCGCGCCACCTACTGCCAGCCGCAGATCGCGAGCTTCGGGTGGACCGAAGAACAGGCCCGCGAAAAGGGCTACGACGTCCAGGTCGCCAAGTTCCCCTTCACCGCCAACGGAAAAGCCCACGGCCTCGCCGACGCAGGCGGCTTCGTCAAAATCCTCAGCGACGCGAAGTACGGCGAACTGCTCGGCGCGCACCTGATCGGCCCCGACGTGACCGAGCTTTTGCCGCAGCTCACTTTGGCCCAGCAATGGGATTTGACCGTGAACGAAGTCTCCCGGAACGTCCACGCCCACCCGACCCTGGGCGAAGCCGTCAAGGAAGCCATCCACGGGCTTGCCGGTCACATGATCAACATGTAG
- a CDS encoding MFS transporter, protein MTTTRRRETPPRPWLALIVLASAVGLDVMGIAVVNTALPVIGADLGMGDGALPWVMTLYAVAFAGFLLPGGRLADVLGRRRVFVAGVAIYAVGSAGAAAAPTGALLLIARLLQGTGAAVCGPPALALIPEVFPDPARRAKAVSVYTAVGAGSFGGGLVLGGVLTELAGWRSVFGVLAAVALLVTAVAPVLLPPAPQLPRQSLDLPGGLLVSTGLIALVLGVGSTLVFVLIGLVLLTGFVVRERMAREPLLPLAILTGAPVRAATAAGLVFFTALNGLLYFAPLYLQNVLSYSPMASGLAIVPMSATVILSARAAAALLPKVGMRWLLTGGLLLMTVGVATWLMTGTGTGYWTGLLPGIVLMSVGQGFVFTTMTVASLTGVAPERHGVAGAFNITMQQIGAGLGVAVVTAIAAAATTPGVGGSITGYHAGIGAAAAAALLGAIATAYTLRRRTNER, encoded by the coding sequence GTGACCACCACCCGTCGCCGCGAAACGCCGCCGCGCCCCTGGCTCGCGCTGATCGTGCTCGCCTCCGCCGTCGGGCTCGACGTGATGGGCATCGCGGTGGTGAACACCGCGTTGCCGGTGATCGGCGCCGATCTCGGCATGGGCGATGGCGCGCTGCCGTGGGTGATGACCCTGTACGCCGTCGCGTTCGCCGGTTTCCTGCTTCCCGGCGGCAGGCTGGCCGACGTGCTCGGCAGGCGCCGCGTGTTCGTCGCGGGAGTCGCGATCTACGCGGTGGGTTCGGCGGGCGCCGCGGCGGCACCGACCGGCGCGCTGTTGCTGATCGCGCGCCTGCTCCAGGGAACCGGCGCGGCGGTGTGCGGCCCACCGGCGCTGGCGCTCATCCCCGAAGTGTTCCCCGACCCGGCACGCCGGGCGAAGGCAGTGAGCGTGTACACCGCCGTCGGCGCGGGAAGTTTCGGCGGCGGCCTCGTCCTCGGCGGTGTGCTCACCGAGTTGGCCGGGTGGCGCAGCGTGTTCGGGGTGCTGGCCGCGGTCGCGCTACTGGTGACCGCAGTAGCACCGGTGCTCCTGCCCCCGGCACCTCAGCTGCCTCGGCAAAGCCTCGACCTGCCCGGCGGCCTCCTGGTTTCGACCGGCCTGATCGCGCTCGTACTCGGCGTCGGCTCGACACTCGTCTTCGTCCTCATCGGACTGGTACTGCTGACCGGATTCGTAGTGCGAGAAAGAATGGCGCGAGAACCGTTGCTACCACTGGCCATCCTCACCGGCGCGCCCGTCCGGGCGGCCACCGCGGCCGGGCTGGTGTTCTTCACCGCGCTCAACGGCTTGCTGTACTTCGCGCCGCTCTACCTACAGAACGTCTTGTCCTACAGCCCGATGGCCTCGGGCCTGGCGATCGTGCCGATGAGCGCGACGGTGATCCTCAGCGCCCGCGCCGCCGCCGCGCTGCTCCCCAAAGTCGGCATGCGATGGCTGCTCACCGGCGGCCTGCTACTCATGACGGTCGGGGTGGCGACGTGGCTCATGACCGGCACCGGTACCGGCTACTGGACGGGCCTGCTGCCCGGCATCGTGCTCATGTCCGTCGGCCAGGGGTTCGTGTTCACCACCATGACGGTCGCGTCGCTGACCGGCGTCGCCCCCGAACGCCACGGCGTGGCGGGCGCGTTCAACATCACCATGCAGCAGATCGGCGCCGGACTCGGCGTCGCCGTGGTCACCGCGATCGCCGCCGCGGCAACCACTCCCGGCGTCGGCGGCAGCATCACGGGGTACCACGCGGGCATCGGCGCCGCCGCGGCCGCTGCCTTGCTGGGCGCGATCGCCACCGCCTACACGCTCCGACGGCGCACGAACGAGCGCTGA
- a CDS encoding LysR family transcriptional regulator → MEIRELRYFVAVCRERHFGRAAEALYISQPSLSHAIKKLETRLGVRLLDRHARGVDLTPAGADLLAEAHKVLLAVDRAAAAVGKHRTGKAGTLRLGFQASGAGALLTEIRAAFQRDHPEVTVVPRRYDWGQEVDALRAREIDIAVVWQPQDLHGLESLPLTTEDRYLGLPAAHPLATRTSLSIMDAKEVPLTWTRQAPPAWVSWWAVNPRPDGSHPVCGAENRNVEEQLENVASGAGAAISPASMTTYYSRPDIRWVRLHDVEPLRIDLAWHPGERDPLVAEFVEAARAGCSTR, encoded by the coding sequence GTGGAGATCCGGGAACTGCGCTACTTCGTCGCGGTGTGCCGCGAACGCCATTTCGGGCGCGCGGCCGAGGCGCTGTACATCAGCCAGCCCTCCCTCAGCCACGCGATCAAGAAGCTGGAAACGCGGCTCGGCGTGCGCCTGCTCGACCGGCACGCCCGCGGCGTCGACCTCACCCCGGCCGGTGCCGATCTGCTGGCCGAGGCGCACAAGGTGCTGCTCGCCGTCGACAGGGCGGCCGCGGCGGTCGGCAAGCACCGCACCGGGAAGGCCGGGACGCTGCGGCTCGGCTTCCAGGCATCGGGCGCGGGGGCCTTGCTCACCGAGATCCGGGCCGCGTTCCAGCGCGACCACCCCGAGGTGACCGTGGTCCCGCGGCGTTACGACTGGGGCCAGGAGGTCGACGCGTTGCGTGCGCGCGAGATCGACATCGCGGTGGTGTGGCAGCCGCAGGACCTGCACGGGCTCGAAAGCCTGCCGCTCACCACCGAGGACCGCTACCTCGGACTGCCCGCGGCGCACCCGCTCGCCACGCGAACCTCACTGTCCATAATGGACGCCAAAGAGGTGCCGCTGACCTGGACGAGGCAGGCCCCGCCAGCCTGGGTCTCGTGGTGGGCGGTCAATCCTCGCCCGGACGGCAGCCATCCGGTCTGCGGCGCCGAAAACCGCAACGTCGAAGAGCAGCTCGAAAACGTGGCCTCCGGCGCGGGAGCCGCGATCAGCCCCGCCAGCATGACCACCTACTACTCGCGTCCGGACATCCGCTGGGTCCGGTTGCACGACGTCGAACCGCTGCGCATCGATCTCGCGTGGCATCCCGGCGAGCGCGATCCGCTCGTGGCCGAATTCGTGGAGGCGGCGCGTGCCGGGTGCTCGACCCGGTAG
- the eno gene encoding phosphopyruvate hydratase, with product MTAIARVVGRQVLDSRGNPTVEVDVELADGSVGRAAVPSGASTGTNEAVELRDGDKSKYHGKGVRKAVAAVNGEIADAVRGVEAEEQAVVDRTMIELDGTPNKARLGANATLGVSLAVAKAAAAAHRQPLYRYVGGVFAHVLPMPMMNIINGGAHADNAIDFQEFMIAPVGAENFEEAVRVGSEVFHTLRKTLHEAGHNINVGDEGGFAPNLSSADEALEFVVGAIEKSGYTPGEDVALLLDPAASEFYADGVYDYQGEGRKRSVEEHVGYLTELVGKFPIVSIEDAMAQDDFDGWKQITDAIGDRCQLVGDDVFCTNVELLRKGIDLGIGNSILVKVNQIGTLTETLLTVETAFKAGYSVVMSHRSGETEDSTIADLAVAVNSGQIKTGSLSRSDRTAKYNQLIRIEQELGAQAEYAGARALSGRR from the coding sequence ATGACCGCGATCGCACGCGTCGTCGGACGGCAGGTCCTGGACAGCCGCGGCAACCCGACCGTCGAGGTCGACGTGGAGTTGGCGGACGGTTCGGTCGGCCGCGCCGCAGTGCCCTCGGGCGCGTCGACCGGGACCAACGAGGCGGTCGAACTGCGCGACGGTGACAAGAGCAAGTACCACGGCAAGGGGGTCCGCAAGGCCGTCGCCGCGGTGAACGGGGAGATCGCCGACGCGGTCAGGGGCGTCGAGGCCGAGGAACAGGCCGTCGTCGACCGGACGATGATCGAGCTGGACGGCACCCCGAACAAGGCGAGGCTCGGGGCCAACGCCACGCTCGGTGTTTCGCTCGCGGTGGCCAAGGCGGCCGCGGCGGCGCACCGCCAGCCGCTGTACCGCTACGTCGGCGGCGTGTTCGCGCACGTGCTGCCGATGCCGATGATGAACATCATCAACGGCGGCGCGCATGCCGACAACGCCATCGACTTCCAGGAGTTCATGATCGCGCCGGTCGGCGCGGAGAACTTCGAGGAGGCCGTGCGGGTGGGCTCCGAGGTGTTCCACACGCTGCGCAAGACGCTGCACGAGGCGGGCCACAACATCAACGTCGGCGACGAGGGCGGGTTCGCGCCCAACCTGAGCTCCGCGGACGAAGCGCTGGAATTCGTGGTCGGGGCGATCGAGAAGTCCGGCTACACCCCCGGCGAGGACGTGGCGCTGCTGCTGGACCCCGCGGCTTCGGAGTTCTACGCCGACGGCGTGTACGACTACCAGGGCGAAGGGCGCAAGCGGTCGGTCGAGGAGCACGTCGGCTACCTGACCGAGCTGGTCGGCAAGTTTCCGATCGTCTCGATCGAGGACGCGATGGCGCAGGACGACTTCGACGGCTGGAAGCAGATCACCGACGCCATCGGCGACCGTTGCCAGCTGGTCGGCGACGACGTGTTCTGCACCAACGTCGAGCTGCTGCGCAAGGGCATCGACCTCGGCATCGGCAACTCGATCCTGGTCAAGGTGAACCAGATCGGCACGCTCACCGAGACGCTGCTGACCGTGGAAACCGCCTTCAAGGCCGGTTATTCGGTGGTCATGTCGCACCGCTCCGGTGAGACCGAGGACTCCACCATCGCCGATCTCGCGGTGGCGGTGAACAGCGGGCAGATCAAGACCGGTTCGCTGTCCCGCTCCGACCGCACGGCCAAGTACAACCAGCTGATCCGCATTGAGCAGGAGCTGGGTGCGCAGGCCGAGTACGCGGGCGCCCGCGCGCTCAGCGGTCGTCGCTGA
- a CDS encoding GNAT family N-acetyltransferase: MEIREFTDADWPRVWPIVREVVQARDTYTYDPDLTAEDAREIWIESPPGRTVVAVDGEEVLGTAKMGPNRPGPGSHISTASFMVAADARGRGVGSTLCADALDWARSRGYAGMQFNAVTESNVGAVKVYERLGFHIVGTVPGAFEHPTLGRVGLHVMYCPL, translated from the coding sequence GTGGAGATCAGGGAGTTCACCGACGCCGACTGGCCGCGGGTGTGGCCGATCGTGCGCGAGGTCGTGCAGGCGCGGGACACCTACACCTACGACCCGGACCTGACGGCCGAGGACGCCCGCGAGATCTGGATCGAGAGCCCGCCGGGCCGCACCGTTGTCGCCGTGGACGGTGAAGAGGTGCTCGGCACCGCGAAGATGGGCCCGAACCGCCCCGGTCCCGGTTCGCACATCTCGACCGCGAGCTTCATGGTCGCCGCCGACGCGCGCGGACGCGGCGTCGGCAGCACGCTGTGCGCTGACGCCCTCGACTGGGCCCGCTCCCGCGGCTACGCCGGAATGCAGTTCAACGCCGTCACCGAGTCCAATGTGGGCGCTGTGAAAGTGTACGAGCGCCTGGGTTTTCACATCGTCGGCACCGTGCCCGGCGCGTTCGAGCACCCGACACTGGGCAGGGTCGGCCTCCACGTCATGTACTGCCCGCTCTAG
- a CDS encoding LLM class flavin-dependent oxidoreductase has product MTVDIGLFLPYLGDATSTQNLAEAARFAEETGLDTLWTGDNLSMGATPIIDATLTLATAAAVTERIELGLGVLLPALRGTEWAAKQIGGLQHLSGNRLLLGVGLGGGDEFDALGITGRGRRTDRFLTDLPSLLAGEAPLKLAPAVPVPPIWIGGSSMAALRRTARFGDGWLADLITPVEVREHRETLRELAAEHGRPAPAVAAVVAGEVLAGEKSREDALHRFADLFGFRPADIRDRFITGSAAEVAGEIAEFAEAGAEKIAFISGGDWRATCASLGEIRALLR; this is encoded by the coding sequence ATGACCGTCGACATCGGACTGTTCCTGCCCTACCTCGGCGACGCCACGAGCACGCAGAACCTCGCCGAGGCCGCCCGCTTCGCCGAGGAAACCGGCCTGGACACGTTGTGGACAGGCGACAACCTGTCGATGGGGGCCACCCCGATCATCGACGCCACCCTCACACTGGCCACGGCCGCCGCGGTGACCGAGCGGATCGAACTCGGCCTCGGCGTGCTGCTGCCCGCGCTGCGGGGTACCGAATGGGCCGCGAAGCAGATCGGCGGGCTCCAGCACCTCAGCGGAAATCGGCTGCTGCTGGGCGTCGGCCTCGGCGGCGGTGACGAGTTCGACGCGCTCGGGATCACCGGTCGCGGCCGTCGCACCGACCGGTTCCTGACCGACCTGCCGTCACTTCTGGCCGGTGAAGCGCCGTTGAAGCTCGCTCCGGCCGTCCCGGTACCGCCGATCTGGATCGGCGGCAGCTCGATGGCCGCGCTGCGTCGCACGGCGCGGTTCGGCGACGGCTGGCTGGCCGACTTGATCACGCCGGTAGAAGTGCGCGAGCACCGGGAAACGCTGCGCGAACTCGCCGCTGAACACGGCCGCCCCGCCCCGGCGGTCGCGGCCGTGGTGGCCGGGGAAGTGCTTGCGGGGGAGAAATCCCGCGAGGACGCGTTGCACCGTTTCGCCGATCTGTTCGGCTTCCGCCCCGCCGACATCCGCGACCGGTTCATCACCGGCTCGGCCGCCGAAGTCGCCGGAGAGATCGCCGAATTCGCCGAAGCGGGCGCGGAAAAGATCGCCTTCATCTCCGGCGGTGACTGGCGCGCCACCTGCGCGAGCCTCGGCGAAATTCGCGCGCTGCTGCGCTGA
- a CDS encoding NADP-dependent oxidoreductase — MKAAAFTTPGPPENLVLTEVDTPEAGEGQVRVWIRAAGVQPFDAAIRQGWEPSMAELTWPRIPGNEFAGVVDQVGKGVTTSEIGDEVLGFTVLRAYAEYIVVSADQVTPKPAEMPWEVAGGLTGGAQTAYNSLDALAVGEGDTLVVHAAAGAVGTIAVQLAKLRGATVIGTASEANQDYLRGLGATPVVYGDGLLDRLREAAPQGIDAALDGAGGAALDASLELVKDRDRIVTLFEHAKAPELGIKTSPAIRTAARLAEIAALYADGKVTVHIRRTFPLAEAAAAHREIETGHGRGKLVLVVNGD, encoded by the coding sequence ATGAAGGCAGCGGCGTTCACCACGCCAGGCCCGCCGGAGAACCTCGTCCTGACCGAGGTCGACACGCCGGAAGCAGGCGAGGGGCAGGTGCGGGTGTGGATCAGGGCCGCGGGCGTGCAGCCGTTCGACGCCGCGATCCGCCAGGGCTGGGAGCCGTCGATGGCCGAACTGACCTGGCCGCGGATCCCCGGCAACGAGTTCGCCGGTGTCGTCGACCAGGTCGGGAAAGGCGTCACCACAAGCGAAATCGGTGACGAAGTGCTGGGCTTCACGGTCCTGCGTGCCTACGCCGAGTACATCGTGGTCTCCGCGGACCAGGTCACCCCGAAACCCGCCGAAATGCCGTGGGAGGTGGCGGGTGGGTTGACCGGAGGAGCGCAGACCGCGTACAACTCGCTGGACGCACTGGCTGTCGGCGAGGGGGACACGCTCGTCGTGCACGCGGCCGCGGGCGCGGTCGGCACCATCGCCGTCCAGCTCGCGAAACTGCGCGGTGCCACCGTGATCGGCACGGCCAGCGAGGCGAACCAGGACTACTTGCGGGGTCTCGGCGCCACCCCGGTCGTCTACGGCGACGGGCTGCTCGACCGGCTGCGGGAGGCCGCGCCGCAAGGGATCGACGCCGCGCTGGACGGTGCCGGGGGCGCCGCGCTCGACGCGTCGCTGGAGCTGGTGAAGGACCGCGACCGCATCGTCACGTTGTTCGAACACGCCAAGGCCCCGGAACTCGGCATCAAGACATCACCGGCGATTCGCACCGCGGCCAGGCTCGCCGAGATCGCCGCGCTCTACGCGGACGGCAAGGTGACCGTCCACATTCGACGGACGTTCCCACTCGCCGAGGCCGCGGCCGCGCACCGGGAGATCGAAACCGGGCACGGCCGCGGAAAGCTGGTGCTGGTGGTCAACGGCGACTGA
- a CDS encoding substrate-binding domain-containing protein encodes MRRSTFAALVCTGLVLAGQVLLAPAAAAATSVFGFGSSYVGPAMDDWKGAAKTKGLPVDYTPTNSPDGIGRYGLRTADFGGTEAEVSSLEAAGVGGQPTRERGFQYVPDVAGATAVMYNVADASGRHVDYLHLNAATIGRIFTGDITRWSDPAISATNGGKALPDQPIRLVVRSGNSGTTALFYDYIAHAAPGPYTTFMQRSGMGKFLPDTRPINLEGAGIAGYNMQFLANSSQIAEFIGGQQWTIGYDEFAYAKLYGVQSVWVQNASGAWVQPYAENIAAALRGAHLRPDLSQELSGVYANRDPKTYPISAYSYVMTPCNATPDRDTCRSGYSEAGKTETMSGFLDHIACQGQINMAAIGFSPLPPNLSQEMMNSISRMTGQPPKQLNPGNCANPTFHGSLGAGASSPPDPFIALGGVDKLTNGGHSGDPQKTAAAGPAASASSQNAGIATADANGGSDEDLANGGSKNWRAAEPAAYGSDGFGGFGAWAALVLFVAIVTPLVVRGVVRKVSRR; translated from the coding sequence ATGAGACGTTCCACCTTCGCCGCGCTGGTGTGCACCGGACTGGTGCTCGCGGGCCAGGTGCTGCTCGCCCCCGCGGCGGCCGCGGCCACGAGCGTGTTCGGCTTCGGGTCCAGCTACGTCGGCCCCGCGATGGACGACTGGAAGGGCGCCGCGAAGACCAAGGGCCTGCCGGTCGACTACACCCCGACGAACTCACCGGACGGCATCGGCAGGTACGGCCTGCGGACGGCCGATTTCGGCGGCACCGAGGCCGAGGTCAGCTCGCTCGAAGCGGCGGGCGTCGGCGGCCAGCCCACGCGCGAACGCGGGTTCCAGTACGTGCCGGACGTGGCGGGCGCCACCGCGGTGATGTACAACGTCGCCGACGCGTCCGGTCGCCACGTCGACTACCTGCACCTCAACGCGGCGACCATCGGCCGGATCTTCACCGGCGACATCACCCGCTGGTCCGACCCGGCGATCAGCGCGACCAACGGCGGGAAGGCGTTGCCGGACCAGCCGATCCGGCTCGTCGTGCGCAGCGGCAACTCCGGCACCACGGCGCTGTTCTACGACTACATCGCGCACGCGGCCCCCGGCCCGTACACGACGTTCATGCAGCGCTCCGGGATGGGCAAGTTCCTCCCCGACACCCGCCCGATCAACCTGGAGGGCGCCGGGATCGCGGGCTACAACATGCAGTTCCTCGCGAACTCCTCGCAGATCGCGGAGTTCATCGGCGGTCAGCAGTGGACGATCGGCTACGACGAATTCGCCTACGCCAAGCTGTACGGGGTGCAGAGCGTCTGGGTGCAGAACGCCTCGGGTGCGTGGGTGCAGCCCTACGCGGAGAACATCGCGGCCGCGTTGCGGGGCGCGCACCTCCGCCCTGACCTGAGCCAGGAACTGAGCGGCGTCTACGCCAACCGCGATCCGAAGACCTACCCGATCTCGGCGTATTCCTACGTGATGACACCGTGCAACGCCACCCCGGATCGCGACACCTGCCGCTCCGGGTATTCCGAAGCGGGCAAGACCGAGACCATGTCGGGATTCCTCGACCACATCGCCTGCCAGGGCCAGATCAACATGGCGGCCATCGGGTTCTCACCACTGCCACCGAACCTTTCGCAGGAAATGATGAACTCGATCTCGCGCATGACCGGGCAGCCCCCGAAACAGCTCAACCCCGGCAACTGCGCGAACCCGACGTTCCACGGCAGCCTCGGCGCCGGTGCGTCGAGCCCGCCGGACCCGTTCATCGCCTTGGGCGGTGTCGACAAACTGACCAACGGCGGGCACAGCGGCGATCCCCAGAAGACCGCGGCCGCCGGACCGGCCGCGTCCGCGTCATCGCAGAACGCCGGGATCGCGACCGCCGACGCGAACGGCGGCTCCGACGAGGACCTCGCCAACGGCGGCTCGAAGAACTGGCGCGCGGCCGAACCCGCCGCGTACGGCAGCGACGGGTTCGGCGGTTTCGGCGCGTGGGCGGCGCTGGTGCTGTTCGTCGCGATCGTCACGCCGCTGGTGGTCAGGGGAGTCGTGCGGAAGGTCAGTCGCCGTTGA